In Neomonachus schauinslandi chromosome 6, ASM220157v2, whole genome shotgun sequence, a genomic segment contains:
- the DSTYK gene encoding dual serine/threonine and tyrosine protein kinase isoform X1: protein MEGDGVPWGSEPVSGPGPGGGGMIRELCRGFGRYRRYLGRLRQNLRETQKFFRDIKCSHSHSCPSSPTGGGGAERGPAGDVAEPGLQAGQLSCIAFPPKEEKYLQQVVDCLPCILILGQDCNVKCQLLNLLLGVQVLPTARLGSEENCKLRRLRFTYGTQTRLSLALPGQYELVHTLVAHQGNWETIPEEDLEVQEDGEDAAPVLAELEVTMHHALLQDVDIVVAPCQGLRPAVDVLGDLVNDFLPVITYALHKDELSERDEQELQEIRKYFSFPVFFFKVPQLGSEIIASCTRRIESERSALHHQLMGLGYLSSSHCNCGAPGQDTKAQSMLVEQSEKLRHLSTFSQQVLQTRLVDAAKALNRVHCLCLDIFINQAFDMQRDLQITPKRLEYTRKKENELYESLMNIANRKQEEMKDMIVETLNTMKEELLDDAANMEFKDVIVPENGEAVGTREIKCCIRQIQELIISRLNQAVANKLISSVDYLRESFVGTLERCLQSLEKSQDVSVHITSNYLKQILNAAYHVEVTFHSGSSVTRMLWEQIKQIIQRITWVSPPAITLEWKRKVAQEAIESLSASKLAKSICSQFRTRLNSSHEAFAASLLQLEAGHSGRLEKTEDLWLKVRKDHAPRLARLSLESRSLQDVLLHRKPKLGQELGRGQYGVVYLCDNWGGHFPCALKSVVPPDEKHWNDLALEFHYMRSLPKHERLVDLHGSVIDYSYGGGSSIAVLLIMERLHRDLYTGLKAGLTLETRLQIALDVVEGIRFLHSQGLVHRDIKLKNVLLDKQNRAKITDLGFCKPEAMMSGSIVGTPIHMAPELFTGARPERLPVFDEECWQLMEACWDGDPSQRPLLGIVQPMLQGIMDRLCKSNSEQPNRGLDDST from the exons GCCAGCTGAGCTGCATTGCCTTCCCACCTAAGGAAGAGAAGTACCTGCAGCAGGTTGTGGACTGCCTTCCCTGCATCTTGATCCTTGGCCAGGATTGTAATGTCAAGTGCCAGCTGCTGAACCTGCTGTTGGGGGTGCAGGTGCTTCCCACCGCCAGGCTGGGCAGTGAGGAGAACTGTAAGCTTCGGCGCCTCCGCTTCACCTATGGGACTCAGACTCGGCTCAGCCTGGCGCTCCCCGGCCAGTACGAACTAGTGCACACGCTGGTTGCTCACCAGGGCAACTGGGAGACCATCCCTGAGGAGGACCTGGAGGTCCAAGAGGACGGTGAGGACGCCGCCCCTGTTTTAGCCGAACTGGAGGTGACGATGCACCACGCTCTCTTACAG GACGTGGACATTGTGGTAGCACCGTGCCAAGGCCTCCGGCCTGCAGTGGATGTTCTGGGTGACTTGGTGAACGATTTCTTGCCTGTGATAACCTATGCACTCCACAAAGACGAACTGTCTGAGAGGGACGAGCAAGAGCTTCAGGAAATCCGGAAGTATTTCTCCTTTCCCGTATTCTTTTTCAAAGTGCCGCAGCTGGGCTCGGAGATCATTGCCTCGTGTACCAGAAGAATAGAGAGTGAAAGATCAGCCCTCCATCATCAGCTGATGGGCCTGGGCTACCTGAGCAGCAGTCACTGCAACTGTGGGGCCCCTGGCCAAGACACTAAAGCTCAGAGCATGTTGGTGGAGCaaagtgagaaactgaggcacttgAGCACATTTTCCCAGCAGGTGCTACAGACTCGCCTGGTGGACGCAGCCAAGGCCCTGAACCGGGTGCACTGTCTCTGCCTCGACATCTTTATTAACCAGGCCTTTGACATGCAGCGGGACCTACAGATCACTCCCAAACGTCTGGAATATACtcggaaaaaggaaaatgagttgTACGAATCACTGATGAATATTGCTAACCGAAAGCAGGAGGAAATGAAGGACATGATTGTTGAGACACTTAACACCATGAAGGAGGAACTTCTGGATGATGCTGCCAACATGGAATTTAAAG aTGTCATTGTCCCCGAGAATGGAGAGGCAGTGGGCACCAGAGAAATCAAATGCTGCATCCGGCAGATCCAGGAGCTCATCATCTCCCGGCTCAATCAGGCAGTGGCTAACAAGCTGATCAGCTCAGTGGATTACCTGCGCGAGAGCTTCGTCGGGACCCTGGAACGCTGTCTGCAGAGCCTGGAGAAGTCCCAGGACGTCTCTGTTCACATCACCAGTAATTATCTCAAACAG ATCTTAAATGCCGCCTATCACGTTGAAGTTACGTTTCACTCAGGGTCCTCGGTTACAAGGATGCTATGGGAGCAAATCAAACAG ATCATCCAGCGCATCACGTGGGTGAGCCCACCTGCCATCACGCTGGAATGGAAGAGGAAGGTGGCCCAGGAAGCCATCGAGAGCCTCAGTGCCTCCAAGTTGGCCAAGAGCATCTGTAGCCAGTTCCGGACCCGGCTCAACAGTTCTCACGAAGCTTTTGCAGCCTCATTACTGCAG CTAGAAGCTGGCCACTCAGGCCGGTTGGAGAAAACAGAAGATCTGTGGTTGAAGGTTCGGAAAGATCATGCCCCACGCCTGGCTCGCCTTTCTTTGGAAAGCCGTTCTTTACAGGACGTCTTGCTGCATC GTAAACCTAAACTGGGACAGGAGCTAGGCCGGGGCCAATATGGTGTGGTGTACCTGTGTGACAATTGGGGAGGACACTTCCCTTGTGCCCTCAAGTCGGTCGTCCCTCCAGATGAGAAGCACTGGAATGACCTGGCTTTGGAGTTCCACTACATGAG GTCTCTGCCGAAGCACGAGCGCTTGGTGGATCTGCATGGCTCGGTCATCGACTACAGCTACGGCGGCGGCTCCAGCATCGCTGTGCTGCTCATCATGGAGCGGCTGCACCGGGACCTCTACACTGGGCTGAAG GCCGGGCTGACGCTGGAGACCCGTCTGCAGATAGCACTAGATGTGGTGGAAGGGATCCGCTTCCTGCACAGCCAGGGACTCGTGCACCGTGATATCAAGCTAAAAAATGTCCTG CTGGACAAGCAGAACCGTGCCAAGATCACTGACTTAGGATTCTGCAAGCCAGAGGCCATGATGTCAGGCAGCATTGTGGGGACGCCAATCCATATGGCCCCTGAACTTTTCACAG GGGCCCGGCCAGAGCGTCTTCCTGTGTTTGACGAGGAGTGCTGGCAGTTGATGGAGGCCTGCTGGGACGGGGACCCCTCTCAGAGACCTCTCTTGGGCATCGTCCAGCCCATGCTCCAGGGCATCATGGACCGGCTATGCAAGTCAAATTCTGAGCAGCCAAACAGAGGACTCGATGATTCTACTTGA
- the DSTYK gene encoding dual serine/threonine and tyrosine protein kinase isoform X2, which yields MEGDGVPWGSEPVSGPGPGGGGMIRELCRGFGRYRRYLGRLRQNLRETQKFFRDIKCSHSHSCPSSPTGGGGAERGPAGDVAEPGLQAGQLSCIAFPPKEEKYLQQVVDCLPCILILGQDCNVKCQLLNLLLGVQVLPTARLGSEENCKLRRLRFTYGTQTRLSLALPGQYELVHTLVAHQGNWETIPEEDLEVQEDGEDAAPVLAELEVTMHHALLQDVDIVVAPCQGLRPAVDVLGDLVNDFLPVITYALHKDELSERDEQELQEIRKYFSFPVFFFKVPQLGSEIIASCTRRIESERSALHHQLMGLGYLSSSHCNCGAPGQDTKAQSMLVEQSEKLRHLSTFSQQVLQTRLVDAAKALNRVHCLCLDIFINQAFDMQRDLQITPKRLEYTRKKENELYESLMNIANRKQEEMKDMIVETLNTMKEELLDDAANMEFKDVIVPENGEAVGTREIKCCIRQIQELIISRLNQAVANKLISSVDYLRESFVGTLERCLQSLEKSQDVSVHITSNYLKQILNAAYHVEVTFHSGSSVTRMLWEQIKQIIQRITWVSPPAITLEWKRKVAQEAIESLSASKLAKSICSQFRTRLNSSHEAFAASLLQLEAGHSGRLEKTEDLWLKVRKDHAPRLARLSLESRSLQDVLLHRKPKLGQELGRGQYGVVYLCDNWGGHFPCALKSVVPPDEKHWNDLALEFHYMRSLPKHERLVDLHGSVIDYSYGGGSSIAVLLIMERLHRDLYTGLKAGLTLETRLQIALDVVEGIRFLHSQGLVHRDIKLKNVLLDKQNRAKITDLGFCKPEAMMSGSIVGTPIHMAPELFTGKYDNSVDVYAFGILFWYICSGSVKLPEAFERCASKDHLWNNVRRGARPERLPVFDEECWQLMEACWDGDPSQRPLLGIVQPMLQGIMDRLCKSNSEQPNRGLDDST from the exons GCCAGCTGAGCTGCATTGCCTTCCCACCTAAGGAAGAGAAGTACCTGCAGCAGGTTGTGGACTGCCTTCCCTGCATCTTGATCCTTGGCCAGGATTGTAATGTCAAGTGCCAGCTGCTGAACCTGCTGTTGGGGGTGCAGGTGCTTCCCACCGCCAGGCTGGGCAGTGAGGAGAACTGTAAGCTTCGGCGCCTCCGCTTCACCTATGGGACTCAGACTCGGCTCAGCCTGGCGCTCCCCGGCCAGTACGAACTAGTGCACACGCTGGTTGCTCACCAGGGCAACTGGGAGACCATCCCTGAGGAGGACCTGGAGGTCCAAGAGGACGGTGAGGACGCCGCCCCTGTTTTAGCCGAACTGGAGGTGACGATGCACCACGCTCTCTTACAG GACGTGGACATTGTGGTAGCACCGTGCCAAGGCCTCCGGCCTGCAGTGGATGTTCTGGGTGACTTGGTGAACGATTTCTTGCCTGTGATAACCTATGCACTCCACAAAGACGAACTGTCTGAGAGGGACGAGCAAGAGCTTCAGGAAATCCGGAAGTATTTCTCCTTTCCCGTATTCTTTTTCAAAGTGCCGCAGCTGGGCTCGGAGATCATTGCCTCGTGTACCAGAAGAATAGAGAGTGAAAGATCAGCCCTCCATCATCAGCTGATGGGCCTGGGCTACCTGAGCAGCAGTCACTGCAACTGTGGGGCCCCTGGCCAAGACACTAAAGCTCAGAGCATGTTGGTGGAGCaaagtgagaaactgaggcacttgAGCACATTTTCCCAGCAGGTGCTACAGACTCGCCTGGTGGACGCAGCCAAGGCCCTGAACCGGGTGCACTGTCTCTGCCTCGACATCTTTATTAACCAGGCCTTTGACATGCAGCGGGACCTACAGATCACTCCCAAACGTCTGGAATATACtcggaaaaaggaaaatgagttgTACGAATCACTGATGAATATTGCTAACCGAAAGCAGGAGGAAATGAAGGACATGATTGTTGAGACACTTAACACCATGAAGGAGGAACTTCTGGATGATGCTGCCAACATGGAATTTAAAG aTGTCATTGTCCCCGAGAATGGAGAGGCAGTGGGCACCAGAGAAATCAAATGCTGCATCCGGCAGATCCAGGAGCTCATCATCTCCCGGCTCAATCAGGCAGTGGCTAACAAGCTGATCAGCTCAGTGGATTACCTGCGCGAGAGCTTCGTCGGGACCCTGGAACGCTGTCTGCAGAGCCTGGAGAAGTCCCAGGACGTCTCTGTTCACATCACCAGTAATTATCTCAAACAG ATCTTAAATGCCGCCTATCACGTTGAAGTTACGTTTCACTCAGGGTCCTCGGTTACAAGGATGCTATGGGAGCAAATCAAACAG ATCATCCAGCGCATCACGTGGGTGAGCCCACCTGCCATCACGCTGGAATGGAAGAGGAAGGTGGCCCAGGAAGCCATCGAGAGCCTCAGTGCCTCCAAGTTGGCCAAGAGCATCTGTAGCCAGTTCCGGACCCGGCTCAACAGTTCTCACGAAGCTTTTGCAGCCTCATTACTGCAG CTAGAAGCTGGCCACTCAGGCCGGTTGGAGAAAACAGAAGATCTGTGGTTGAAGGTTCGGAAAGATCATGCCCCACGCCTGGCTCGCCTTTCTTTGGAAAGCCGTTCTTTACAGGACGTCTTGCTGCATC GTAAACCTAAACTGGGACAGGAGCTAGGCCGGGGCCAATATGGTGTGGTGTACCTGTGTGACAATTGGGGAGGACACTTCCCTTGTGCCCTCAAGTCGGTCGTCCCTCCAGATGAGAAGCACTGGAATGACCTGGCTTTGGAGTTCCACTACATGAG GTCTCTGCCGAAGCACGAGCGCTTGGTGGATCTGCATGGCTCGGTCATCGACTACAGCTACGGCGGCGGCTCCAGCATCGCTGTGCTGCTCATCATGGAGCGGCTGCACCGGGACCTCTACACTGGGCTGAAG GCCGGGCTGACGCTGGAGACCCGTCTGCAGATAGCACTAGATGTGGTGGAAGGGATCCGCTTCCTGCACAGCCAGGGACTCGTGCACCGTGATATCAAGCTAAAAAATGTCCTG CTGGACAAGCAGAACCGTGCCAAGATCACTGACTTAGGATTCTGCAAGCCAGAGGCCATGATGTCAGGCAGCATTGTGGGGACGCCAATCCATATGGCCCCTGAACTTTTCACAG GGAAGTATGATAATTCTGTCGATGTCTACGCCTTTGGCATTCTCTTCTGGTATATCTGCTCGGGCTCTGTCAAGCTCCCTGAAGCATTTGAGAGGTGTGCCAGCAAAGACCATCTCTGGAACAACGTGCGGAGAG GGGCCCGGCCAGAGCGTCTTCCTGTGTTTGACGAGGAGTGCTGGCAGTTGATGGAGGCCTGCTGGGACGGGGACCCCTCTCAGAGACCTCTCTTGGGCATCGTCCAGCCCATGCTCCAGGGCATCATGGACCGGCTATGCAAGTCAAATTCTGAGCAGCCAAACAGAGGACTCGATGATTCTACTTGA